The following proteins are encoded in a genomic region of Candidatus Paracaedibacteraceae bacterium:
- a CDS encoding DUF2231 domain-containing protein has translation MLPEIIPNWHPIFVHFTIALFSIATLLIFGSLFIKNDFRTKILEAGYINLWLGCLFTFVTVAAGFYAYNTVAHDEPSHAAMTDHRNWALVTASIFLILTFWSIKLYRADKKQNRLFVFCLVLATSLLSITGWKGAEAVYRYGLGVMSLPNTDSHQHQEGGAMPTDHDSNMQNSTSTPESHEMPKSEKSVNGHSH, from the coding sequence ATGCTGCCAGAAATAATACCAAATTGGCATCCAATTTTTGTTCATTTTACTATTGCTTTGTTTTCAATAGCGACACTTCTAATCTTTGGCAGTTTGTTTATCAAAAATGATTTTCGAACTAAAATCTTAGAAGCTGGTTATATTAATTTATGGCTAGGGTGCTTATTCACATTTGTAACTGTTGCCGCTGGATTTTATGCTTATAACACCGTGGCTCACGATGAGCCCTCGCACGCAGCCATGACTGATCACAGAAATTGGGCACTCGTTACAGCATCTATTTTCCTTATTTTAACCTTTTGGTCTATCAAATTATATCGTGCTGACAAAAAGCAAAATCGATTGTTTGTATTCTGCTTAGTGTTGGCAACTTCATTGCTATCTATCACGGGGTGGAAAGGTGCTGAAGCCGTTTATCGATATGGCTTAGGGGTGATGTCTTTACCAAATACTGATTCTCATCAGCACCAGGAGGGAGGCGCGATGCCAACTGATCATGACAGCAATATGCAGAATTCTACATCCACTCCTGAATCTCACGAAATGCCAAAAAGTGAAAAGTCTGTCAACGGGCACTCTCATTAA
- a CDS encoding cation transporter, with protein MKHSHNNNINKKFIIGIFLNSIFIISEIFYGLQSQSLALIADAAHNAGDVLGLLIAWFGYWLAHKKAPSKFTYGYKNATIIAAFINAILLFVAVGGIIWEAIQRLGIDQPVASTTVIAVAFIGVVINGITAFFFFHDRHKDINIQGAFLHMILDALVSLGVVFAGLFILWKSWFWIDPIISLIIAAVILAGSWALFKESLNLILLAVPTSIDIEKLRTIIFQFRGLIDMHDLHIWPISTTETALSAHLVVSTESFTDTFTKNLEQQIKQKFPIAHVTLQLELQGREEACETNCA; from the coding sequence ATGAAACATTCTCACAACAATAACATTAACAAAAAATTTATAATTGGAATATTTTTAAATTCGATTTTCATTATCAGTGAAATATTTTATGGATTACAATCTCAGTCATTAGCTCTTATCGCGGATGCGGCTCATAATGCTGGGGACGTCCTTGGTTTATTGATAGCTTGGTTCGGGTATTGGCTTGCCCATAAAAAAGCTCCTTCAAAATTTACTTATGGTTATAAAAATGCAACAATTATAGCAGCATTTATCAATGCTATCTTATTGTTCGTGGCAGTAGGCGGAATTATATGGGAAGCAATTCAACGTTTAGGAATTGATCAACCTGTAGCTTCAACTACCGTAATTGCTGTGGCATTTATAGGCGTGGTGATCAACGGAATAACAGCTTTCTTCTTTTTTCATGATCGTCACAAGGATATTAATATTCAGGGCGCCTTTCTGCATATGATTTTAGATGCATTGGTCTCTTTAGGTGTTGTTTTTGCTGGTTTATTTATTCTTTGGAAGTCTTGGTTTTGGATAGACCCAATAATAAGTTTGATCATTGCAGCAGTAATATTGGCTGGCTCATGGGCGTTGTTCAAAGAGTCTCTCAATCTCATTCTTCTTGCTGTTCCAACATCTATTGATATAGAAAAGTTAAGAACAATAATTTTCCAATTCCGGGGGCTAATTGATATGCATGATTTACATATCTGGCCAATAAGCACAACCGAAACAGCATTATCGGCTCATTTAGTAGTGAGTACAGAATCCTTTACTGACACTTTTACAAAAAATCTTGAACAACAAATTAAGCAAAAATTTCCTATTGCACACGTAACCTTGCAATTAGAATTACAAGGTCGCGAAGAAGCTTGCGAAACAAATTGCGCGTGA
- a CDS encoding CusA/CzcA family heavy metal efflux RND transporter, translated as MLEKIVQWVTKKRYFVVFLVFIISIFGAVSLKYLPIDAVPDITNNQVQVNTSVSGFSPFEMEKQVTFPIENALAGIPGLQSTRSLSRNGFSQVTAIFNDDVNIYFARQQVSEKLTEAKENLPANVDPKMGAISTGLGEIYMWTLQYENPKTAKITDGKPGFQSDGSYLTPEGHLLKKDYEKAGYLRTIQDWIIKPQLKTIPGVAGIDSIGGYVKQYHVQPNPYKLIALGLSFTDIQEIVEKNNFSLGAGYIEKNGESLTVRADGRTETIEQIQNIVVSSKSGIPVYLKDVSSIEIGKELRAGSGSENGTDAVVGTALMLIGSNSRIVADAVDQKFNEIIKTLPPGIHAQTVLNRTKLVDATVRTVAKNLSEGALLVIVILFLMLKNFRAALITASVIPITMLMTSMGMLGTRTSANLMSLGALDFGLLVDGSVIIIENFLRRLNEKSHALKRPLNLAERLKEVVDATKEMSRPTLYGQAILVLVYIPLLTFTGVEGKMFQPMAITVIIALISAFILSITFIPAMAALFVKAGHEETQGSFMMRVTQYYEKSLNYALEKPKNVLLSTIAAFVFSIIIFSQLGQEFVPTLDEKDLAMHAMRIPSTSLTTSQAMQFEIEKTVASFPEVSFVFSKTGTAEMAADPMPPNVSDTFIIFKSRSEWPNSALKKSELIENIQKAVGSIPGNNYEFTQPIQMRFNELIAGVRSDVAVKIYGDDFDIMNKTANQISSVLKTIPGAADVKVEQTTGLPVLDFKLNRDRMARLGLNVNDVLNVISIAIGGREAGVVFEGDRKYDIIVKLSGELREDFSLLENLPIFLKKPFSETDTISSNLKDKVVSIPLKEVVELIITDGPNQISRENGKRRVVVQANVRGTDIATFVKNAEASIKQSVQIPAGYWLEWGGQFKNLMEAKERLYWVVPGCFFMIFMLLFAALNSVQGALFIFTAVPLALTGGILSLWLRGIPFSISAAVGFIALSGIAVLNGLVMVTTINEKLKKESLEIAIKDGALTRLRPVLMTALVASLGFVPMAIATGTGAEVQKPLATVVIGGLITSTLLTMLIIPVLYKLFSKHKTT; from the coding sequence ATGCTTGAAAAAATCGTTCAATGGGTGACAAAAAAACGTTATTTTGTTGTATTTTTGGTTTTTATTATCTCTATATTTGGCGCCGTTAGCCTTAAGTATCTTCCCATTGATGCTGTACCTGATATTACGAATAATCAAGTTCAGGTTAATACGAGCGTTTCTGGATTTTCTCCTTTTGAAATGGAAAAGCAAGTCACCTTTCCTATTGAAAACGCTCTTGCTGGAATACCAGGTCTTCAATCAACGCGATCATTATCTCGGAATGGTTTTTCTCAAGTCACGGCTATTTTTAATGATGATGTTAATATCTACTTTGCAAGACAGCAAGTCAGCGAAAAATTGACTGAAGCAAAAGAAAATCTGCCTGCAAATGTTGATCCTAAAATGGGGGCTATATCAACAGGCCTTGGCGAAATATACATGTGGACTTTACAATATGAAAATCCCAAAACAGCTAAAATCACAGATGGAAAGCCGGGATTCCAATCCGACGGTAGCTATTTAACACCTGAAGGCCACCTTCTGAAAAAAGATTATGAGAAAGCTGGATATTTAAGAACTATTCAGGATTGGATTATTAAACCTCAGCTCAAAACGATTCCTGGTGTTGCAGGCATAGATTCTATAGGTGGTTATGTAAAACAGTACCATGTGCAGCCTAATCCCTATAAATTAATCGCTTTAGGATTAAGTTTTACAGATATCCAAGAAATTGTTGAAAAGAATAACTTTAGCCTTGGAGCTGGTTATATTGAAAAGAATGGCGAATCTTTAACTGTTCGTGCAGATGGAAGAACGGAAACGATTGAACAAATTCAAAATATTGTTGTGTCATCAAAAAGCGGCATTCCTGTGTATCTAAAGGATGTATCATCTATAGAAATTGGTAAAGAGCTTCGCGCAGGAAGTGGTAGCGAAAATGGAACAGATGCTGTTGTAGGAACAGCACTTATGCTAATTGGTTCAAATAGCCGAATTGTGGCTGATGCTGTGGATCAAAAATTTAATGAAATTATTAAGACATTGCCCCCAGGGATTCATGCACAAACAGTACTTAATCGAACAAAACTCGTTGATGCAACTGTTAGAACTGTTGCCAAAAATTTAAGTGAAGGAGCTTTACTTGTTATCGTTATTTTATTTTTGATGCTCAAAAACTTCAGAGCAGCGCTTATCACTGCATCAGTCATACCTATTACTATGCTGATGACGTCCATGGGTATGCTGGGAACACGAACGAGCGCAAATTTAATGAGTTTGGGAGCTTTGGATTTTGGCCTTTTGGTAGATGGATCGGTCATTATCATTGAAAATTTTTTAAGGAGATTAAATGAGAAATCTCATGCATTAAAACGCCCTCTTAATTTGGCTGAAAGATTAAAAGAAGTGGTTGATGCGACAAAAGAGATGAGTCGTCCTACCCTATATGGACAAGCCATTTTAGTCTTAGTCTATATCCCGCTTTTAACGTTTACGGGTGTTGAGGGAAAAATGTTTCAACCCATGGCCATTACGGTCATCATCGCCCTTATTAGCGCTTTTATTCTATCCATCACTTTTATTCCTGCTATGGCTGCTCTTTTTGTAAAAGCGGGGCATGAGGAAACTCAAGGTTCGTTCATGATGCGAGTAACTCAATATTATGAAAAAAGCCTTAATTATGCGCTTGAAAAGCCAAAAAATGTCTTGCTATCCACAATTGCTGCATTTGTTTTTTCTATCATAATCTTTTCACAGTTGGGCCAAGAATTTGTACCAACGCTCGATGAGAAAGATTTAGCTATGCATGCTATGCGCATACCAAGCACTTCTCTAACCACTTCTCAAGCTATGCAGTTTGAAATAGAAAAGACAGTGGCATCCTTCCCAGAAGTTTCATTTGTTTTTTCAAAGACGGGTACAGCTGAAATGGCTGCGGATCCTATGCCCCCTAACGTCTCTGATACTTTTATTATTTTTAAATCGCGATCCGAATGGCCAAATTCAGCGCTTAAAAAGTCTGAATTAATTGAGAATATTCAGAAGGCAGTTGGCTCTATACCAGGAAATAATTATGAATTCACGCAACCCATTCAAATGCGATTCAACGAATTGATTGCAGGTGTTCGTAGTGATGTTGCCGTAAAAATTTATGGGGATGATTTTGATATTATGAATAAAACGGCCAACCAAATCTCTAGCGTTTTAAAAACAATTCCTGGAGCTGCTGATGTTAAGGTCGAGCAAACCACAGGGTTACCTGTTCTAGATTTTAAGCTTAATCGTGACCGTATGGCCCGTCTTGGACTTAATGTGAATGATGTTTTAAATGTTATTAGCATTGCTATTGGGGGTCGTGAAGCAGGTGTTGTTTTTGAAGGAGATAGAAAATATGATATTATCGTTAAGCTTTCAGGGGAACTAAGAGAAGATTTTTCCCTTCTTGAAAACCTTCCAATCTTTCTTAAAAAACCATTCTCAGAAACAGACACCATCTCTAGTAATTTAAAAGACAAAGTTGTTTCCATTCCACTAAAAGAAGTAGTGGAACTTATTATAACAGATGGTCCTAATCAAATCAGTAGAGAGAATGGAAAAAGGCGCGTTGTAGTTCAAGCAAATGTCCGTGGCACTGACATCGCAACTTTTGTAAAGAATGCTGAAGCATCTATTAAGCAGTCTGTCCAAATACCAGCTGGATATTGGTTGGAATGGGGTGGGCAGTTCAAGAATCTTATGGAAGCAAAAGAGAGACTCTATTGGGTGGTTCCAGGATGTTTCTTTATGATTTTTATGCTTTTATTTGCTGCTCTCAATTCCGTTCAAGGAGCGCTTTTTATTTTTACTGCTGTCCCACTTGCTTTAACAGGCGGCATTTTAAGCTTATGGCTACGCGGTATTCCGTTTTCAATTTCGGCTGCAGTAGGATTTATTGCTCTTTCTGGAATAGCAGTTTTAAATGGTTTAGTAATGGTTACAACTATTAATGAGAAACTGAAAAAAGAAAGCCTAGAGATTGCCATCAAAGATGGTGCTTTGACAAGGCTTAGACCTGTGCTTATGACCGCTCTTGTGGCCTCTCTCGGATTTGTACCCATGGCAATTGCAACCGGCACGGGAGCGGAAGTACAAAAGCCCTTGGCAACAGTTGTTATTGGAGGGCTTATTACATCAACTTTGTTGACTATGCTCATCATTCCAGTTCTTTATAAGCTATTTTCAAAGCATAAAACAACATAA
- a CDS encoding efflux RND transporter periplasmic adaptor subunit yields MMNKRRVSIAIIVALVLISFAVSVFLKTSIPDVNENSENHAHGDSPKKEDNHEEKKVIVLNNEQIKRFDIQTITLSKSHFKYRITFPGQIELNENKITHVVASVPGIVKEIFKGLGEVTKPGEALATLQSRDMAEAKSSYISAYKNLGLQKDLFEREEKLWKQKIKAEVQFIQTRNNYENAKINLEQAKQKLLALSMTEEQIQKLSTQESPLNIYTIESPIDGKIIERHITLGELISSDKQVFVIANLDTVWINLAIPAEELPKIKKDQKVDVFAHQGELICSGLIMYVSPVINEETRTGRAVIQMDNPKHALHPGDFIKAQVVIDENSALLSLPSLAMQRIDGKFVVFVKTDEHSFEAKLINIKGSEKGEFIEIIDGLNEGDKVVIKNSFLLKAELAKSEAEHSH; encoded by the coding sequence ATGATGAATAAAAGGAGGGTATCCATTGCTATTATTGTAGCATTGGTACTAATAAGCTTTGCAGTAAGCGTATTCTTAAAAACCTCGATCCCTGACGTCAATGAAAATAGTGAAAATCATGCTCATGGTGATAGTCCTAAGAAAGAAGATAATCACGAAGAAAAAAAAGTGATTGTACTAAACAATGAACAAATTAAACGGTTTGATATTCAAACAATAACTCTCAGCAAAAGCCATTTTAAGTATCGTATTACCTTTCCTGGACAAATTGAATTGAATGAAAATAAGATCACTCACGTGGTTGCATCTGTACCTGGTATTGTGAAAGAAATATTTAAGGGGTTAGGAGAAGTAACAAAGCCTGGAGAGGCTCTAGCCACACTACAAAGTCGAGATATGGCTGAAGCCAAATCATCTTACATTTCAGCTTATAAAAACTTAGGGTTACAAAAAGATTTATTCGAAAGAGAGGAAAAACTGTGGAAACAAAAAATTAAAGCTGAAGTCCAGTTTATTCAAACACGAAACAATTACGAAAATGCTAAAATTAACCTTGAACAAGCCAAACAAAAGCTTTTAGCCCTGAGTATGACGGAGGAACAGATACAAAAACTTTCTACACAGGAATCTCCTCTCAATATATACACAATTGAGTCTCCAATTGATGGAAAAATTATTGAACGTCATATCACTCTTGGGGAGCTTATTTCTAGCGATAAACAAGTCTTTGTGATTGCAAACCTAGATACGGTTTGGATCAATCTCGCAATTCCTGCAGAAGAGCTACCAAAAATTAAAAAAGATCAAAAGGTAGATGTATTTGCTCACCAGGGGGAGCTCATATGTTCTGGTCTTATTATGTACGTTAGTCCCGTAATTAATGAAGAAACTCGAACGGGGCGCGCTGTTATTCAAATGGACAATCCTAAGCATGCCTTACATCCAGGAGATTTTATAAAAGCCCAAGTGGTTATAGATGAAAATTCAGCGCTCCTGAGTCTGCCCAGTCTAGCTATGCAGCGAATTGATGGAAAATTTGTAGTATTTGTAAAAACTGATGAACATTCCTTTGAAGCAAAATTAATTAACATAAAGGGATCTGAAAAAGGTGAATTTATAGAAATTATCGATGGATTAAACGAAGGAGATAAAGTAGTTATCAAAAATTCTTTTCTTCTTAAAGCTGAGCTTGCAAAAAGTGAAGCTGAACATTCCCATTGA
- a CDS encoding GIY-YIG nuclease family protein, giving the protein MFYVYTLRSILSPDNYYVGMTIDLEKRLLEHNSGKSIHTNKFRPWEIVTYTAFKEKSKAEKFEIYLKSSSGRAFSKKRF; this is encoded by the coding sequence ATGTTTTATGTTTATACGCTAAGAAGCATTCTTTCACCAGACAATTATTATGTAGGCATGACGATTGATCTTGAGAAACGCTTACTAGAACATAATTCAGGAAAATCAATCCATACAAACAAATTTCGTCCTTGGGAAATTGTGACTTACACAGCCTTTAAGGAAAAATCAAAAGCTGAAAAATTTGAGATTTACTTAAAATCATCCTCAGGCAGAGCGTTCTCTAAAAAAAGATTCTAA
- the ileS gene encoding isoleucine--tRNA ligase: MDLKNTVFLPKTDFPMKAGLATREPEFLAYWNEIDLYQKLRDQSKGRPKFILHFGPPYANGNIHIGHALSETLKDVINKTYQMKGYDAPMVPGWDCHGLPIEWKVEETYRAQGKNKDEVPALEFRQECRTFADKWIPLQKSEFQRLGIVADWKNPYITMDFAAEARTVEQLGKFLLNGSLYRGLKPVMWSVVEKTALAEAEVEYKDHTSDSIFVSFPIIKPSTPALNGVCAVIWTTTPWTLPANRAIAYGAEFDYVVVDVNGTQYLLAADLLDLVASSIGWEGHKIVHKLNGSELAGSIAHHPLHGQGYDFEVPFLAGDHVTTEAGTGLVHTAPGHGVEDFELGKAHGIEVAQPVGPDGIYYDHVPLFAGKHVYKVNPAVIEAITATGHMLHTTKIVHSYPHSWRSKAPLIFRATSQWFVSMDETGLRDKALKAIDTVEWFPAQGRNRIHAMVAGRPDWCLSRQRAWGTPMTLFVHIQSGEVLRDADVHARIVDAIHKEGGDAWYSSPPERFLGDKYNPKDYEQIFDVLDVWFDSGCTHEFVLRDRPDQAWPADLYLEGSDQHRGWFQSSLLESCGTEGVAPYKKVLTHGFVLDEKGYKMSKSMGNVVAPNEIINKQGADLLRLWIVSADYSEDMRIGPEIIRQQEDIYRRLRNTLRYLLGALDGYSNAETVPVSDMPELEQWIFHKLAELQELHDTCLANFDFTAFYAALHTFCTADLSAFYFDIRKDCLYCDPIDSLRRKATRTAMHHIFDHLVHWLAPVLSFTAEEAYLTRYGSDGKSIHLSQFPTIDSAWKNPELAQKWDKMRHMRRVITGAIEIERAVKTIGSSLQAQVTIFTTSVNADFLNDFNLAEITITSHAKVTIAQPPAQAFVMDDVEDIGVVVSIADGEKCVRCWRVLPEVTQNEQDLCQRCEEAI; this comes from the coding sequence ATGGATTTAAAAAACACCGTATTTCTACCAAAAACAGACTTCCCGATGAAGGCTGGACTGGCAACTCGTGAACCTGAATTCTTAGCCTATTGGAATGAAATTGACCTGTATCAAAAATTACGAGATCAATCTAAAGGTCGCCCTAAGTTTATTCTTCACTTTGGCCCCCCCTATGCCAATGGGAACATCCATATTGGACATGCGTTATCAGAAACACTCAAAGACGTCATCAATAAAACTTATCAGATGAAAGGGTACGATGCCCCCATGGTGCCGGGTTGGGATTGCCATGGCTTGCCAATTGAATGGAAAGTTGAAGAAACGTACCGTGCCCAAGGTAAAAACAAAGATGAAGTGCCTGCTTTAGAATTTCGTCAAGAATGTCGCACCTTTGCCGACAAATGGATTCCTTTACAAAAATCTGAATTCCAAAGACTGGGCATCGTCGCCGACTGGAAAAATCCCTATATCACTATGGATTTTGCAGCTGAAGCGCGCACCGTTGAGCAACTTGGCAAGTTCCTTTTGAATGGAAGCTTATATCGCGGCCTTAAACCTGTCATGTGGTCTGTTGTTGAAAAAACAGCTTTGGCTGAAGCAGAAGTTGAGTACAAAGATCATACATCAGATTCAATTTTCGTCTCTTTCCCGATCATCAAACCGAGCACCCCTGCCCTAAATGGTGTCTGCGCCGTTATTTGGACAACCACACCGTGGACCCTTCCTGCTAACCGCGCGATCGCTTACGGCGCAGAGTTCGATTACGTGGTTGTTGATGTTAATGGAACTCAATATTTATTAGCAGCGGATTTGCTTGATTTAGTTGCATCATCCATTGGTTGGGAAGGCCACAAGATTGTCCATAAACTCAACGGATCAGAACTTGCCGGATCTATCGCTCATCATCCACTTCATGGTCAAGGATATGATTTCGAGGTTCCGTTCTTAGCCGGTGACCATGTTACAACAGAAGCCGGTACAGGCCTGGTTCACACAGCGCCGGGCCATGGTGTTGAAGACTTTGAGCTCGGCAAAGCCCATGGCATTGAAGTCGCCCAACCTGTTGGTCCAGATGGCATCTATTATGATCACGTCCCACTATTCGCTGGCAAGCATGTTTACAAAGTAAACCCCGCCGTTATTGAGGCTATTACTGCAACCGGACATATGTTACACACAACAAAAATTGTTCACAGCTATCCTCACTCATGGAGATCAAAGGCGCCCCTTATCTTCCGCGCCACATCACAATGGTTCGTCAGCATGGATGAAACAGGATTAAGGGACAAAGCCTTAAAAGCAATTGATACTGTTGAGTGGTTCCCGGCTCAAGGTCGCAACCGCATACACGCCATGGTAGCAGGTCGTCCGGACTGGTGCCTATCCCGTCAACGCGCATGGGGCACCCCAATGACCTTATTCGTCCATATTCAATCAGGTGAAGTCCTGCGTGACGCAGATGTTCACGCTCGCATTGTTGATGCAATCCACAAAGAAGGTGGTGATGCTTGGTATTCCAGTCCGCCAGAACGATTCTTAGGGGATAAATACAACCCTAAAGACTATGAACAAATTTTCGATGTCTTAGACGTCTGGTTCGATAGCGGGTGTACCCACGAATTTGTCCTTAGAGATCGCCCAGATCAAGCCTGGCCTGCAGACTTATATCTCGAAGGCTCAGACCAACATCGCGGCTGGTTCCAGTCATCTCTGTTAGAATCTTGTGGAACCGAAGGCGTTGCGCCTTATAAAAAAGTTTTGACTCATGGCTTTGTTTTGGACGAAAAAGGTTACAAAATGTCTAAATCTATGGGCAACGTGGTCGCACCAAATGAAATCATTAACAAACAAGGGGCAGATCTTCTTCGTCTGTGGATTGTTTCCGCAGATTACTCCGAAGATATGCGCATTGGACCAGAAATTATCCGCCAACAAGAAGACATTTACCGCCGCCTTCGCAATACATTGCGCTATCTACTGGGGGCTTTGGATGGATATAGTAATGCTGAAACCGTACCTGTCTCTGATATGCCTGAACTGGAACAATGGATCTTCCATAAATTAGCGGAACTCCAAGAGCTGCATGATACGTGCTTAGCTAACTTTGATTTCACAGCTTTTTATGCAGCACTCCACACATTCTGCACAGCAGATCTGTCGGCTTTTTATTTCGATATTCGCAAAGATTGTCTGTACTGCGATCCCATTGATAGCCTTCGTCGAAAAGCAACCCGCACAGCTATGCACCACATCTTTGATCATTTGGTTCATTGGTTAGCCCCTGTCCTTAGCTTTACCGCAGAAGAAGCCTACTTAACGCGTTACGGCAGTGATGGAAAGAGCATTCATCTGTCCCAGTTCCCGACAATTGATTCAGCATGGAAAAACCCAGAACTTGCCCAAAAATGGGATAAAATGCGCCACATGCGTCGCGTTATTACAGGGGCGATTGAAATTGAACGGGCTGTCAAAACAATTGGGTCCAGCCTTCAAGCACAAGTTACAATATTCACAACTTCAGTAAATGCTGACTTTTTAAATGATTTTAATTTAGCAGAAATTACGATCACATCTCATGCGAAAGTCACCATCGCTCAACCCCCTGCCCAAGCCTTTGTGATGGATGATGTAGAGGATATTGGTGTCGTTGTCAGCATTGCAGACGGTGAAAAATGCGTTCGTTGCTGGCGTGTCCTACCAGAAGTAACCCAAAATGAGCAAGACTTATGTCAACGCTGTGAGGAGGCAATTTAA
- the lspA gene encoding signal peptidase II, with translation MFTKNRALGFLIAIITLVSDLWSKHSVISWFYKGGDAIEVTSFFNIILAFNRGVSFGMFHADSPYGVYALLTVAIVLSALVGNWLWHAENRLQSLCFGMILGGALGNLYDRASYGAVIDFLDFHTLGYHWYTFNIADCGIVIGAVLLLIDLVFLTKKEETSND, from the coding sequence ATGTTTACCAAGAATCGAGCCTTAGGATTTCTGATTGCGATTATCACTCTTGTTTCAGACTTATGGAGTAAACACAGCGTCATCTCTTGGTTCTATAAAGGCGGGGACGCGATTGAAGTTACCTCGTTCTTTAACATTATTTTAGCGTTTAACCGAGGCGTTAGTTTTGGCATGTTTCATGCAGACAGTCCCTATGGCGTTTACGCCTTACTGACAGTCGCGATCGTCTTATCTGCCCTTGTCGGCAATTGGTTATGGCATGCCGAGAACCGTCTCCAAAGTCTATGTTTTGGGATGATTCTGGGTGGTGCCCTTGGCAATCTCTATGACCGCGCAAGCTATGGAGCAGTTATTGATTTCCTTGATTTCCATACTTTAGGATATCATTGGTACACCTTTAACATAGCCGATTGTGGAATTGTAATCGGTGCTGTATTATTACTTATAGATTTAGTGTTTTTAACAAAAAAAGAGGAAACCTCTAATGACTAA
- a CDS encoding DUF3035 domain-containing protein, protein MTKKLIALSTLSLFLTGCDSVKHTFGLDHYQADEYSIPTTPPLSMPPDHNLRAPEINAQPQGYTPTQDKAKQTLGVPSISGSSETESELDKKLKKQGTAEANIRKTIDSEASADKTASERLSDVGKEVSDNLSGRGGNIAENPASRKNPASTR, encoded by the coding sequence ATGACTAAAAAGCTTATTGCTTTATCAACTTTGTCCCTGTTTTTAACAGGATGTGATTCTGTAAAACACACATTCGGTTTAGACCATTACCAAGCCGATGAATATTCAATACCAACAACACCACCGCTTTCGATGCCACCAGATCACAACCTACGCGCCCCTGAAATTAATGCGCAACCTCAAGGATATACCCCAACACAAGACAAAGCAAAACAAACTCTGGGCGTCCCAAGTATATCAGGTTCGTCTGAAACTGAATCTGAATTAGACAAAAAATTAAAAAAACAAGGAACCGCTGAAGCTAATATCCGCAAAACTATCGACAGTGAAGCATCCGCTGACAAAACAGCATCCGAACGCTTGTCCGATGTCGGAAAAGAAGTCAGCGATAACTTATCAGGTCGAGGTGGGAATATTGCAGAAAACCCGGCCTCACGGAAAAATCCAGCCAGCACAAGGTAG